The Chlorobaculum sp. MV4-Y genome contains the following window.
CTGTCACGGCAAGAGTGACTGGGCCTATTGGCATGCTGATAGTAGCATCGACTTCTTTGTAGCGATAACCGTCGTCCGAATTAAGGCCATAAGAGCCCCACAAGCCGATGCTAAGACCATTTTTGAAGGTATAAGAGAGGTTCGGCTGAACGTTTACCGAATTGTCTGCCTCGTAACCTCTCCAGATATAGCTGCTGACGACGTCTGCGCCGATTTTAAAGCCTTCATCGGCCATTGCGTTGCTTGAGCCGAACCCTGCGAACAGTACTGCAGCGAGAGCAATCAGTTTTGCTGTCTTTTTCATCGAGAATAACTCCTTTGTTGTGGTGTTATGGTTTGTGTGTTGTCGAGAGGTGGCCTCCCCGTCAATAGTGAAGCCACCTGAAAGAACGATCGTATGTGTTATCCGATGGCGGCGTTTCCTTTTTCCTCGGTTCTGATCCGGATGCATTCGGGCAGGTCGAAGATAAAAATTTTTCCATCACCAATCTCACCGGTTTTCGCGCCTTTGATGATCGCCTTGACCGTGGCGTCAGCGAACTCTTCATTGACGGCGATCTCGAGTTTGACCTTTTTCAGGAGGTTGACCTCGCTCGGTACGCCGCGATAGATCTCTGTGTATCCGCCCTGTGCACCGCATCCGAGAGCGTTGGTCACGGTCATCTTGCGAACCCCGGCGTCGGCGAGACTTTTTTTCACGTCCGGCAG
Protein-coding sequences here:
- a CDS encoding P-II family nitrogen regulator; the encoded protein is MKYIVAMIQPHKLPDVKKSLADAGVRKMTVTNALGCGAQGGYTEIYRGVPSEVNLLKKVKLEIAVNEEFADATVKAIIKGAKTGEIGDGKIFIFDLPECIRIRTEEKGNAAIG